A genomic region of Vitis vinifera cultivar Pinot Noir 40024 chromosome 7, ASM3070453v1 contains the following coding sequences:
- the LOC100249517 gene encoding probable carboxylesterase 18: protein MTQSSPVLPWKTKFVLSVLSAVTDFARRDDGTINRRLLSFLNFRAPPNSTPVNGVKTSDVTVDPSRNLWFRLFEPTEVPGRGEKLPVIVFFHGGGFAFMSADSKAYDAVCRRFARKIPAIVASVNYRLSPEHRCPAQYDDGFDVLKYLDSQPPANSDLSMCFLVGDSAGANLAHNLTVRACETTTFREVKVVGLVPIQPFFGGEERTESERRLEGSPLVSMRRTDCMWKMFSPEGADRDHEAANVSGPRGRELSEVEFPATMVFIGGFDPLQDWQRRYCEWLKRSGKEVRVLEYGSAIHAFYIFPELPEASLLFAEVKNFVEKQKKTHRQYPSMI, encoded by the coding sequence atgACTCAATCCTCACCTGTTCTTCCATGGAAAACCAAGTTCGTCCTTTCCGTGCTTTCTGCCGTTACCGATTTTGCCCGCCGTGATGACGGCACCATCAACCGCCGTCTCCTCAGCTTCCTCAACTTCCGCGCTCCGCCCAACTCTACTCCCGTTAACGGAGTTAAGACCTCCGACGTGACTGTCGATCCCTCACGAAACCTCTGGTTTCGCCTCTTCGAGCCTACGGAGGTTCCTGGCCGAGGTGAGAAGCTTCCGGTGATTGTGTTCTTCCACGGCGGCGGCTTCGCCTTCATGAGCGCCGATTCCAAGGCCTACGACGCCGTGTGCCGCCGATTCGCCCGGAAAATCCCTGCCATCGTGGCCTCCGTCAATTACCGGCTCTCGCCGGAGCACCGGTGCCCGGCACAGTACGACGACGGCTTCGATGTCCTCAAGTACCTGGATTCTCAACCCCCGGCCAACTCCGATCTGTCAATGTGCTTCCTCGTCGGGGACAGCGCGGGGGCGAACCTCGCGCACAACTTGACAGTGCGGGCGTGCGAAACAACGACGTTTCGGGAGGTGAAGGTGGTGGGACTGGTTCCCATTCAGCCCTTCTTTGGGGGAGAGGAGAGGACGGAGTCGGAGAGGAGGCTGGAAGGTTCGCCGCTGGTGTCAATGAGGCGTACGGACTGCATGTGGAAGATGTTTTCGCCGGAAGGAGCCGACAGAGACCACGAGGCGGCGAATGTGAGCGGGCCAAGAGGGAGGGAGTTGTCGGAGGTGGAGTTTCCGGCGACGATGGTATTCATTGGAGGATTCGATCCGTTGCAGGACTGGCAGAGGAGGTACTGCGAGTGGCTGAAGAGATCGGGGAAGGAAGTGAGGGTGTTGGAGTATGGGAGTGCGATTCATGCATTTTACATCTTTCCGGAACTGCCGGAGGCGTCTCTCTTGTTTGCAGAGGTGAAGAATTTCGTTGAGAAACAGAAGAAAACGCATAGGCAATACCCATCCATGATCTAG